GGCACCCCGCTGTACGTGATGGACGAGGTCCTGATCCGCGCGAACTGCCGTGGCTACGCGGCCGCATTCGAGGCGCGCTATCCGCGCAACTCCATCTGCTACGCCAGCAAAGCCTTCCTGTGCGCCGCGATGTGCCACCTGGTTGAGCAGGAGGGCCTCAACCTCGACGTCGCCTCGCTCGGCGAGCTCTACACGGCGCTCGAAGCCGGATTCCCGCCAGGCCGCATCAACCTGCACGGCAACAACAAGTCGCTGGCGGAGCTGGAGATGGCCGTGACGTCGGGCGTCGCCCACGTCGTCCTCGACAGCTTCCACGAGATCGAGATGCTGGAGGCCGTGGCCCGCGAGGCTGGCACGAGCGTCGACGTGCTTGTGCGCTGCACGCCGGGGGTCGACCCCGACACGCACCGCGCCATCAGCACCGGGCAGGCGGACACGAAGTTTGGCTTCAACATCTCCGACGGCTCCGCCCTCGAGGCCGTGCGCCGCGTGGTCCGCTCCTCGGGAATGCGCCTCGATGGGATCCACTTCCACGTGGGTTCCCAGCTTCTGGACACGCACGCGCACGAGGACGCCCTCGTGGAGGCGGTGGGCTTGATGGCCGCCATCCGCGAGGAGACGGGCGCCACGTGCGACATCCTGAACATTGGCGGGGGGCTGGGCGTGCGCTATCGCTCCACCCACCGCCCGCCGAGCCTCGGCGAGTTCGCCGAGGCCGTGTGTGGGCGGCTGACCTCCGCCCTGCGCCTGGCCGGCCTGCCGCCGCCCGTCCTGCAACAGGAGCCCGGCCGCGCCATCGTGGGAGAGGCCGGCACGACGCTCTACACCGTCGGCGCCATCAAGACGGTTCCCATCCTCGATCCGCCCGGCCAGCGCACCTACGTCGCCGTGGATGGCGGCCTCTCCGACAACCCGCGGCCGCAGATGTATGGCGCAGAGTACGAGGTGGTCGCCGCGGACCGCGTGAACGAGCCGCGCGACACGGTGGTGACGATCGCGGGTAAGCACTGCGAGACCGACGTGCTCGTCTGGAACGCGCGCTGCGCCCGGCTGGAGCCCGGCGCCGTGTTGGCCGTGCAGACAACGGGCGCCTACAACCACGCGATGGCGAGCAACTACAACCGCTTCCTTCGTCCGGCCGTCGTGCTCGTGGCCGACGGCGTGGCGGACCTGATCGTGGAGCGCGAGACGCTCCCGGATCTCGTTCGTCGTGACCGCGTACCCGCAAGACTACGCCGAGGCGCGCATCCTGGCGGGCTGGCGCCGGCTACACCCGTTGGCAGCCCACCGCCCGCGTAAGGACACATGACTGACCTGCTGAGCAACTTCAACCTGAACGACTTCATCATCACGATGTCGGTCCTGATCGTCGCGATCACGGTGCACGAGTTCGCGCACGCCTTCACGGCCGACCGGCTGGGGGATCCCACCCCGCGCCGACAGGGCCGAATCTCGCTGCTTCCCCCGGACCACCTGGACCCGGTCGGGACGTTGATGATGGCGATCACGTCCATCACGGGCTTCGGAATCGGCTGGGGCAAGCCCGTGCAGACGAACCCGGGCAACTTCCGCGATCCCCGCCGCGACCAGGGCATCGTGGCGCTCGCCGGGCCCGTGTCGAACGTTCTGCAAGCCATCGTTTTCGCCGCGGCCCTGCGCGTTGCCGACACCGAGCCCTCGATGCTCACGACGTTTCTCTACATGGGCGTGCTGGTGAACCTGGGCCTGGCGTTCTTCAACCTGTTGCCGATCTCGCCGCTCGACGGCAACTGGATCATCACGGCCCTCCTTCCGCGACAGATGGCAGCCGCCTACAGCCTGTGGATGATGCGGTATGGTCCGCTGGTGTTCCTGGGCATCGTGTTCTTGTTCCCCAGGCTGATCTTCATCCTGATCGGGCCGCCGGTGCAGGCGGTCGCGCGAATCCTCCTGCCCGGGTAGGCTGGCTGGCCCCGGGGCACATGGTCGCGAGAGGGGGTACGGTGGCGAAGAAGCGGCTTCTGAGCGGCATGCAGCCGACGGGCGTGCTGCACCTCGGCAACCTCGAAGGGGCGCTGAGGCAGTGGGTGCGCCTGCAGGACCAGTACGAGATGTTCTGCTGCATCGTCGACTGGCATGCGCTCACGACGCTCTACGACCGCACCGGCGAGGTGGCCCCGGCCGCGCGGCAGGTGGCCGCGGAGTACATCGCGGCGGGCCTCGACCCGGAGCGGTGCGCCATCTTCCTGCAGTCGCACGTTAAGGAGCACGCGGAGCTGCATCTGCTCCTGTCGATGGTGACGCCCCTGGGCTGGCTCGAGCGCGTGCCGACCTACAAGGAGAAGCGCGAGAACCTCAACCTCAACGAGGAGTCGGTCTCGTACGGGTTCCTCGGCTACCCGGTGCTGATGGCCGCCGACATCCTGGCCTACCGAGCGCAGGCGGTGCCCGTGGGCAAGGACCAGGTGCCGCACCTCGAGATCGCGCGCGAGATCGCGCGGCGGTTCAACCACCTGTACGGCGAGGTCTTCCCCGAGCCGCAGGCCCTGGTGGACGAGGGTACCGCCGTCGTCCCGGGCCTTGACGGCCGAAAGATGAGCAAGTCGTACGGCAACGCGATCTACGTGTCGGACGACGCCGATACGGTAGCGCGCAAAGTGGGGGAGGCGTTCACCACGCCGACCAAGGTCCGCAGGACGGACCCCGGGGTGCCCGAGAAGTGCGTTGTCTGCCAGCTCCGACGCGTCTACGACCCCAACGGCTATGAGACCTCCTGGGAGGAGGACCGGCGGGGCAAGCGGGGCTGCGTGCAGAACAAGCGGGAGCTCGCCGAGGTTCTCAACGCGGCGCTGGAGCCGTTGCGGCGTCGTCGGGCCGAGCTCCTGCAGGACCCGGCGCAGCTCGAGCGCTACCTTGAGCAGGGCGCGGAGCGCGCGCGCGCCGCGGCCTCCGACACCATGCGCGCGGTGCGCGCGGCGATGAAACTCGCCTGACGCCGAACGCGCCGCCCTCTCCCAAAGGGCCGAGGAAGGCTCCCTCATGCACCGAATCACGCTCATCCCCGGCGACGGCATCGGTCCAGAAGTAACCGACGCGGCACGGCGCGTCGTTGAGGCGGCCGGCGTCGCGATCGAGTGGGACGTGATGGAGGCCGGCGCCGACGTGATGACCAAATACGGCACGCCGGTGCCGGACGAGGTCGTCAACTCCGTCGCGCGCAACCACGTCGCGCTCAAGGGCCCCATCGCCACCCCGATCGCCAGCGGCTTCGCCAGCGCCAACGTCACGCTGCGCAAGCGCCTGCACCTTTACGCCAACGTGCGCCCAGCGCGCACGCTCCCCGGTGTCCGGAGCCGCTACGAGAACGTCGACCTCGTCGTGATCCGCGAGAACAGCGAGGACCTGTACGCGGGGCTAGAGCACATCGTGGTGCCCGGGGTGGTCGAGAGCCTCAAGGTCATCACGGAGCAGGCGAGCCTCCGCATTGGCCGCTACGCCTTCGACTACGCGCGAGCTCATGGCCGGCAGCGTGTGACGGCGGTCCACAAAGCCAACATCATGAAGCTCGCCGACGGCCTCTTCCTAGAGTGCCTGCGGCGCGTCGCGCGCGACTTCCCCGACATCGAGTACGACGAGTTAATCGTCGACAACACCTGCATGCAGCTCGTGACCCGGCCAGAGCAGTTCGACGTCCTCGTGATGGAGAACCTCTACGGCGACATCGTCTCCGACCTCTGCTCGGGCCTGATCGGCGGGCTCGGGCTGACCGGGAGCGCCAACATCGGTGAGGGCGGCATCGCCCTCTTCGAGGCCGTGCACGGCTCCGCTCCGGACATCGCCGGGCGCAACCTGGCTAACCCGACCGCGCTCATCCTCTCGGCTGTGATGATGCTCCAGCACATCGGCGAGGCGGACTCCGCGGCGCGCATCGAGCGTGCCGTGTTGGACGCGCTGGCCGAAGGCACGAACCACACGCGCGACCTCGGCGGCGCCGCGACCACCACCGAGATGCGCGACGCCATTCTGGCCCGCCTCTAGCCGCACGCGGGCACGCTCCCGCCCCCGCGCCGCCTTACCCACTACGGCGCCGTGCCTTCGGCCAGCGAACTCTCGCGGCGCGCCTCCTCCCAGCGGCCCTGTCGGGCGTAGACGTCGGCGAGCAGCCGATGCGCGTCCGCGCGGCCCGGCTCTACCGCCAGCGCCGCGCGAAGCCGCCGCTCGGCCTCGACCGGCCGACCGGCAAGGTAGTCGCACGCACCCAGGCCGATCTGAAGGTCCGGGGAGGCCGGGCGAAGGTGCTCGCCGGCGCGGAACGCCTGTGCGGCGGCCGGCGCGTTGCCCGAGCGCAGACGGGCGAAGCCGAGCTGCACGTAGAGCAGCGTCAGGAAGTCCAGCGGGTCGCCCCGGCTCCCCTGGTTCTGCAGAACGCGGCGCCGGAACGGTGTGTCGGCTCGCATCGCGGCGGCCACCGCCTCGCCGTCCGCCCACATGTGCGTTCCGAGCAGGTTCTCCAGCGCGGCCCGATACTGCGGCGCTGCCTCGGCGGGGCGGCCCTCCTGGACTCGCAGCCTGCCCAGCATGTAGCGCCCGATCACGGCGCCCGGATCGTGCCGGACGATCGTGGTGAACAGCCGCCCCTCCGTCCACCAGGTTCGCGTCTCGGTGACGTCCAGGGCGGACCACCAGATCAGCACGAGCCCGAGTGCGCCGACGCCCGCGGGCAGTGCGCGCGCGGGAACGTGGGCCGCCGCGATGCCCGCCACCGCGGCCAACGGCACAACGGCGAGCGCCGCGCGGTAGGGGGCGACCAGGAGGAACGGAAGCGGCACCAGGTTGCTGACGGGCACCAGCAGCAGGAGCGCCATGGCGAGCAGCCACCCGGTCGGTCGCCGGCGCCTCAGAAGCCACGCCGCGGCGGCCGCCCATGCGACGGCAAGCCCGATGCCCGCGGCCACGGCCCACGCGCCCTGCTGCTCGGCAAAACGAAGCGAGTACGTGTTCAGCACTCGCGGGCCCGGCGCGAGCAGCACGAGCCCATAGTGCCACGTCGTGAGCGCGACGCGCCGAACGAGGCCGATCGCGCCAGGCACTCCGGGCCCCGCGTGAATGACGCCGATAGATGCGGCCCCGGCGATGTACAGGACCGCCACGACAAGGAACGCGCCGGTCACCGCCCATCCGCGTCCGGTCCGACGCCGCGCTCCCTCCGGAGCGAAGCACGCGAAGGTCAGAGGAACGAGAGGGAGGATGGCGAGGGTCTGCTCCTTGGCGAGGACGGCGGCCGCGAACGCGGCCCATGCCGCGACCGCCCAGCCGACCCAGCGCTCGCGCGCCCTGGCCGAGCGCACCAGCGCGCAGGCGCACGCGGCGAGCGCGACGGTCGCCAGCGCGTCCGTGAGGCCGCCGATCCAGGCGACCGCGCCGACCAATGCCGGGTGCGCGGCGAACACCAGGCCAGCCACGAACCCGGCACGAGCCGAATGGGCGATGGAGCGCGCTAGCGCCGCCACGAGCACGGCGGCGATAGCGTGCAGCAGCACGCTGACGACGTGGTAGCCGTAGGGGTCCATACCCCACGCGAGGCGCTGCACGTAGAACGCGACCGAGACGAGCGGGCGGTAGTAGTTGTAGAAGAACGGCCGCGTGAAGCAATTGAGAAGGCTGTCACCTCCTCCGATGGCGTCGCCGCCCACCAGGGCCAGGTCGTCCCACACGAGCCTCCCCCGGACGCTGGGGGCGTAGAGCGCGACGGCGAACGCGGCGACGGTGGCGCAGGCGGCCGCCCAGCGCCAGCGGGCAGTCATCCCGAACGGCCAGCGGACGGCGGCGCTCGGCTGAGGCGAGGCGATCGTGGGCATGTCAGGCGCTAGGATAGCACAGCCGGGGGCCGGCGTCCACCGGCTCCCGTATTGGATGCGGGCGCTGCCACCCGGGCGCTGAGCCGTTACACCCCGGCGCTGGACACCCCGGCGCTGAACGTCTTGACAAGCTAAGGAAGTCGGTGTAGAATGTGGGCAAGTTAGTAACGACTGGTCCTACCTAAGCGACGAATCGGGCAAGACGCATGTGCAATCGTGACAGGATATTGGAGGCGGCCACGGATCTGTTCTATCGCAATGGGTACCGTGGGACGAGTGTTGACGACATCGGCGCGGCGGCCGGTGTGAGCAAAAGCAACTTTTACTACCACTTCACGAGCAAAGAGGAATTGGGCGTGGCCGTGCTGGCGCGGCGGCGTGCCGACATGGAGACCCTCGCTGCCGCGACGCTGGGCGATGGTCGGGCCGACGCGGCCGACCGTCTGGCGCGCTTCCTGGCCGGCCTGGAGCAACTCCAGGTCTCCTACATGGCGAACGGAGGGTGTCCCTTCGGGAACTTCGTCGTGGAGATGGCCGAGCATAGCGAGCGCTTTCGGGCGTTCGTCGGCGACACATTCGTCACGCTCACGGAGCGGATCGCGGTCGTTGTCGCCGAGGCCCAGCGGGCCGGTGCAATCCGTTCGGACGCAGCGCCGCACGATCTTGCCGCGCTCGTCCTGATGGCGGTGCAGGGCATGCATGTCATCACCAAATGCTACCGGAGCACGGCCACGTTCCACGAGGGCAGTCGCCTGCTGCTGCGATTGGTGGCGGCCGGTTCTGGGCCGGCGCAGTCCGCGACGGTCTGAGCGGGGGCCCGTGGGCCGGATCCCGGCACGGCGCGACCCGCTCTCGAGCACTCCCGAACTTGCTGGAACCGGGCCGATTCTTGGCTCGTCTAAATAGTACGTACCGGTCGGTCCCAAAGCGGCCCGAGATGCGGAGGGAGAACGTGAGCGCAAACCTGATGACCCCGAGAGTCGACACCGAGTCGGCCCAGGCGGAGTTCGAGGCGCACGTGGCTCGGACGAAGCGACAGGCCTACAATCTGGCATACAGGATGACCGGCAACCGCGATGACGCGGAGGACCTGACCCAGGAGGCCTATCTTCGCGCGTTCCGGTCATTCGACAAATACAACCGGGCTCTGCCTTTTGAGAACTGGTTCTTCCGCATCCTGTCCAACCTCTTCATCGACGGGCTGCGCCGCAAGCCAAAGCAGCCTCTGCTGTCGCTGAGTCGCGGCGTGGCAACGGGAGAGGGCGACGAGGAGTTCGTGGTGGAGGTGCCGGACACCGAGAGCGACCCCGAGAACCAGGTACTGAGAACCGTGTTGGACGAGCGGCTGCAGAGCGCGCTCGCCGCCCTCCCCAGGGACTTCCGCACGGCAGTCCTCCTCTGTGACGTTGAGGGGATGAGCTACGAGGAGATCGCCGGCGCGATGGGAACGAGCATCGGCACCGTGCGTTCGCGCATCCACCGGGGGCGCCTCTTGCTGCGTAAGCAGATGGACGCCCCGGAGGCTGCCGGGCGCCGCGTGGCACTGAATCCGGTGACCGCGTAGCCGCATTCCTACGACGCTCGCCGGGGCCCCGCCCCCGCGGAGCTCCGGCGGACGGAACCGTCTTGATGACAGGACCCGCGCCGCGGATCCGGCCTGCCAGGTCGGCGGACGCCGCGGAGATCGCCCGTATCGTCCGCGAATCGTACGCCAACTTGCCGGGCCGCCACGTCCCGGCGGACATGCCGATCTACCACCCCGAGTATCACGCCGTCCAGATGCTGGACCCGATCACGCGTTGGGCGCTGGCGTGCAGCTCCGGCGTGCCAGTCGGCGTCGCCATGTGGCGCTTGCTGCCCGGCCTGGCTCACCTGCACCTGCTGTTCGTAGCCGGGAGCCACCAGGGCAGGGGAGTCGGCGTGGCCCTGCTGAAGCACCACCAGCGCGAGGCCCGCCGGGAGCAGCGCGACACCCGCCTTCTCACTCTGCACTGCCTGCGCGACTCGCACTGGGCCGTGCGCTTCTACGAGCGTCACGGCTACACCGAGTACGAGGCCGGTGACGAGGGGCGCATCGTTGACCTGCACCTCTGGATCGATGCCTGCCGCCGTCACGACAGCGGCTGGCCCCTCCGCTCCGACAAGGCCCTGTTCTACAAGCGCCTGCGCTGAGAGCGCTCCGGCGGATCGCCCTGGCGCCGCCGAGGGATGCGGCAGGTTCGCCCCTTGGTCGCCTGCCGCGGCGAAGGGCACGCGTCGCCCGGCGTCGAACCCTGCCTCATGCCGACGACGACGCTGCCGCTGGACCAGGTGCTCGAGGGTGACTGCGTGGAGCTCATGGCGACGCTCCCGGCCGCCTGCGTCGACCTTGCCTTCGCCGATCCCCCGTACAACCTCCAGTTAACGACGGACCTCTGGCGGCCGAACAGCACGCGCGTCGAGGGAGTGGCCGACCAATGGGATCGATTCGAGTCGATCGAGGCCTACGACGCGTTCACGCGCGGGTGGCTGGCCGCCGCGCGCCGCGTCCTTAAGCCGGACGGCACGCTGTGGGTCATCGGCACCTACCACAGCATCCACCGCGTCGGCTCCATCCTGATGGACCTGGGCTACTGGATCCTCAACGAGGTCGTCTGGATCAAGTCGAACCCGACGCCGCAGATGCGGGGCGTTCGCTTCTGCAACGCGCACGAGACGATGCTGTGGGCCCGGCCTCGCCGCACGGCCCCGCGCTGCACGCTCAACTACCGCGGCATGAAGGCCGGCAACGAGGACATGCAGATGCGTTCCGACTGGGAGATCCCCGTGTGCGGCGGCTCGGAACGCCGCCGCATCGACGGCCGCAAGGCGCACTCCACGCAAAAGCCCGAGGCGCTCCTGCACCGCGTGATCGCGTCCACCTCCCGTCGCGGCGACCTGGTGCTCGACCCGTTCTGCGGTACCGGCACCACCGCGGCCGTGGCAAAGCGCCTGGGCCGCCGCTTCATCACGATCGACCGCGACCCGGGCTACGTCGCCCTCGCTCGTGAGCGCGTGGCTCTGGAGAGGCCGTCGCGGGAGGGGCTCGAGGACGCGATTTGGGTGGATGCGCCGCGCACGCGCGTGCCCTTCGTCTCGCTCGTCGAGGCCGGCGTCCTCCCGGAGGGCACTCAGTTGCGCTTCCGCGGCGCGGACATCCTGGCGACGGTGCGGGAGGACGGCTCGCTCGTGGCCGGCGGCCGCCGCGGCTCAATCCACCGGCTGGGAGCCGCCTTCCTGAACGCCCCGGCGTGCAACGGGTGGCGGCACTGGGAGTACCGCGACGGGGACGGTCAGTGGCGGCTCATCGACGAGTTGCGCCCGGAGCCCGGCGAGTGACCCGTCGCGAGGCGCTGCGCGCGGCGGCCGCCGCGGCCCTCGTGCTTGCCCCCGGCCGGCCGGCCCATGGCCGCGATGCGCCGGAGGCGAGCCGTGGCGCGATGCCACCGGCGCGGAAGGAGGAGACGCGCACCATGCACCTCGGTATCGTCACCTACAACGTGGCGCGCGACTGGGATCTGGACACGCTGCTGAGCATCTGCCGCGAGACAGGCATGGAGGGCGTCGAGTTTCGCACCACGCACGCGCACGGCGTCGAGCCGTCGCTTGGCGCCGACGCTCGCAGGGCCGTTCGCGAGAAGTGCGCGGCTGCCGGGGTCCGCCAGACGAGCCTGGGCACCGTCTGCGAGTTCCACTCGCCCGATCCGCGGGTCGTCCGCGCCAACGTCGACACCTGCCGCGCGTTCATCGACCTGGCGCGAGACATCGGCGCTCGCGGCGTCAAGGTGCGCCCCAACCGGCTGGCGCCCGGCGAGGACGCCGCGGCCGTGCTGACCCGCATCGGCGCCGCGCTGGCCGAGTGCGGGGAGATCGGCATGGCCAGCGGGGTCGAGATCTGGATGGAGGTGCACGGCGAGGGCACCATGTTGCCCACGAACGCGCGCGCCATCATGGACGCCTGCGGCCATCCGAACGTCGGGGTCACCTGGAACTCGAACCGCGCCGACGTGGAGGGCGGCTCCCTTCGCCACGCGTTCGACCTCCTGCGGCCGTTCATTCGCTGCTGCCACATCACGGAGCTCTGGAACGACTACCCGTGGCGCGAGCTGTTCGGCCTGCTGCGCCGGGCCCGCTATGAGCGGTTCACTCTGTGCGAGATCCCTGCCACCGTGCGCGCCGAGGATGGAGCGACCTTCCTGCGGTGCTACGGGGCACTCTGGAAGGAGCTTCAGCGATGACCGCGCCAACGCGACGCGGCTTCCTGGCCGCGGCCGCCGGCACCCTCGCCTCCGCCGGCTCGCCGGCGGAGGCCGCCGAGCCCATCCGGCGGGCAGGCAAGCCGCGCATGCGACTCAGCCTGGCGGCGTACTCCTACCGCGACCACCTTACGGGCCGCGCCGAGCCGCGCATGACGCTGCTCGAGTTCGTCGATGCGGTGGCGGAGATGGACTGCGACGCGGTGGAGCTAACCGAGTACTACTTCCGCAAGCCGGTGACCACCACTGAGGTGACGGCGCTCAAGCGCCGCTGCTACCTCAACGGCCTCGACATCTCGGGCGCGCCGATGCGCAGCACGCTGACGCATCCGGCCGGGCCCGAGCGCGATCGCGAGTTGGCGGCGGTGCGCGCCTGGGTGGACTGGTGCGCGCTACTCGGCGCGCCGACGATTCGCGTTTTCGCCGGCGATGTCCGGCTTGGCCAGACGCCCGAGGACGCCGTGCGATGCTGCATTGAGGCGCTGGAGGAGGCGTGCGCCTACGCGGGCGACAAGGGCGTTCTGCTCGCACTGGAGAACCACGGCGGCATCGTGGCCGAGCCATCGGGGCTCCTCGCGATCATCAGGGGCGTGCGCTCGGATTGGTGCGGCGTCAACCTGGACTCGGGCAACTTCCACACGGCCGACCCCTACGCCGACGTGGCGCTGTGCGCCCCCTATGCGGTGACGGCGCAGGTGAAGACCGAGGTGCAGCGGCGCGGCGGCCCAAAGGAGCCGGCGGACCTCCCCCGGATCATCGGCATCCTGCGCGATACCGGGTACCGCGGCTACGTGACGCTGGAGTACGAGGCCGCCGAGCCGGCCCTGCAGGCGGTGCCGCGCACGCTGCGGGAGTTGCGCGCGTTGCTCTGAAGCCGCGTACGCTCCGCGAGCGCGGGGCGTAGTGCTCTGGCGTGGCCGGGCTCGTTGGTACGGGTGCGGCGTGCCCTGCCGATAGGGGAGCGCCGCCAGCGACGGTCGCGCGCCAGCCTGTGTGGGCCGCCAGGCGCTTCCACGGCGTCCGCGCGCGCTAGTTGGCGGGAACGCTGGCGCCCCGGCCGATGCGGGTCCCCGAGGTCCTGGACGCGCCTCGCACGGCACTCGCTGGATCTTGCCGTTGGCGTCTCGGCTCCGGTGCGGAGCCTGACGCTCCCGGTCGCCCGGACTATAGGGGGCACATTGGCTGGCCCGTGACGCTCACGACACGCCGCGCGGCCCGGCGGCGGGGTCGATGCCGCGCAGCATCATGCCCTGGCCGCGCGACTCGTGCGTCTTGATCGTGGGCGGGTCGGTCGGGTCGCGCATCTGGATCAGCAGCGTCGTACGAGCCTCGCTGCTGACGTTGATGCCTGAGCCGTGGATGGTCAGATAGCTGAAGAAGAGCACGTCACCGGCGCGAGCCGGGCACGGCACGGCCGAGTCGATGGGGTAGCGGTCGAAGGGCAGATGCCAGCCTCCCTCGGAACTGTGCTCGAGCGGGCCGTTGCGATGACTTCCGGGCACTACGCGCACGCATCCCTTCTCGATCGGCGCGTCATCGAAGTGGCAGATCGCCGCGATCATGCTGTGGCGGTCGTGCGGGAAGTAGGGGTGGTCCTGGTGCATCGGGAAGGGCGAGCCCCGCTCGGGCGGCTTGATGAACATCTTGGTGTGGTGAAGCTGCACGTTCGGGCTGCCGATGGCCTGGGAGGCGATGCCCGTGAGGCGCTCATCCACGATGAGACGGCTGAACGCGGCCGCGTAGAACTGGACGTTGTGACAGTGCAGGATCCGGGTGTCGCTCGCCTGGGCCACGGCCGCGCGGGCGCTCCCCCAGGTGGCGTCGATGCTGGTACTCGCGCCGAGGCGCTCGGCGAGCCCATGGCACTCGGCGCGCAACTCCGCGGCCTCGCCGCGCGTGAGCACGCCTGGGACGAGGATGTAGCCGTTCTCGTTGTAGAAGCCCAACTCATCGCTGGTGAGCATCGCTTGTCTCTCCCGTTGCAGCGTCGTCTTCGAGTAGGCGGCGCCCCGCTTGCACGAAACTCTCGCGCCGCCGGGGCGTAACTAAGACTGGATACGTGCGGGGCGCGCGAAATGCTGCACGCGCGCCCCGCGTTGACCCTACGCGGCGACCGCTGTATAATGCCCTTGAGGCGCTCGCGCCGCAAGGAGGCGACCGATGGCCGTGGACGATACGACCCGCAAGCGCATCGACAAGTGGATCGCGGACAAGGGGCTCAACCCCTATGGCGACGCGAAGAGCACCGTCTACGCCGGCGGAACGCCGCTGTTTGACGAGCGCAC
This portion of the Chthonomonadales bacterium genome encodes:
- a CDS encoding sugar phosphate isomerase/epimerase, which encodes MTRREALRAAAAAALVLAPGRPAHGRDAPEASRGAMPPARKEETRTMHLGIVTYNVARDWDLDTLLSICRETGMEGVEFRTTHAHGVEPSLGADARRAVREKCAAAGVRQTSLGTVCEFHSPDPRVVRANVDTCRAFIDLARDIGARGVKVRPNRLAPGEDAAAVLTRIGAALAECGEIGMASGVEIWMEVHGEGTMLPTNARAIMDACGHPNVGVTWNSNRADVEGGSLRHAFDLLRPFIRCCHITELWNDYPWRELFGLLRRARYERFTLCEIPATVRAEDGATFLRCYGALWKELQR
- a CDS encoding sugar phosphate isomerase/epimerase, whose amino-acid sequence is MEGASAMTAPTRRGFLAAAAGTLASAGSPAEAAEPIRRAGKPRMRLSLAAYSYRDHLTGRAEPRMTLLEFVDAVAEMDCDAVELTEYYFRKPVTTTEVTALKRRCYLNGLDISGAPMRSTLTHPAGPERDRELAAVRAWVDWCALLGAPTIRVFAGDVRLGQTPEDAVRCCIEALEEACAYAGDKGVLLALENHGGIVAEPSGLLAIIRGVRSDWCGVNLDSGNFHTADPYADVALCAPYAVTAQVKTEVQRRGGPKEPADLPRIIGILRDTGYRGYVTLEYEAAEPALQAVPRTLRELRALL
- a CDS encoding phytanoyl-CoA dioxygenase family protein, producing the protein MLTSDELGFYNENGYILVPGVLTRGEAAELRAECHGLAERLGASTSIDATWGSARAAVAQASDTRILHCHNVQFYAAAFSRLIVDERLTGIASQAIGSPNVQLHHTKMFIKPPERGSPFPMHQDHPYFPHDRHSMIAAICHFDDAPIEKGCVRVVPGSHRNGPLEHSSEGGWHLPFDRYPIDSAVPCPARAGDVLFFSYLTIHGSGINVSSEARTTLLIQMRDPTDPPTIKTHESRGQGMMLRGIDPAAGPRGVS